The proteins below are encoded in one region of Micromonospora yangpuensis:
- a CDS encoding Na+/H+ antiporter encodes MEALFEVVVLLAVAALGAALARRFGLLAPIVLVVIGLALSFVPGFPHLRIEPDFVLVGVLPPLLYVAALETSVPAFRLNLRPILLLAVGLVIFTAFAVGLVVHLLLPAVPFAICLALGAVVAPPDAVAASAVARRIGLPRRVVTILEGESLVNDATALVLLRVASMAAIGSAVSVGEVALEVVRAAGGGVLVGVVGVVLFSFLHGRISDPLLDNALSLLIPFAVLLAAETIGASGVVAVVVTGLGIGHKLPVLLSAASRLQVGAFWRLVRFVLEGLVFLLVGLQLRDLVLGLGEPLGTLVGTTLAVLATVFLARYVWVFPATYLARLVPKVRRRDPAPPVRIPMVVGWAGMRGVVTLAAALALPLTLDEGESYPRRLFIWLAFAVIVVSLVAQGATLPAVARRLRLPPDDPVQDALAAAGVQQQASRAAQERLDELAGSAPDSVVERLRWLSEFRANLAWEQLGGGAQETPSQAYGRLRQEMIDAEREVFRTARDSGRIPEEVLVRAYRDLDLEESLLRRDDQ; translated from the coding sequence ATGGAGGCCCTCTTCGAGGTCGTGGTCCTGCTGGCGGTGGCCGCCCTCGGCGCGGCCCTGGCCCGCCGGTTCGGTCTGCTCGCCCCGATCGTGCTGGTGGTGATCGGCCTCGCGCTGTCCTTCGTGCCGGGCTTCCCGCACCTGCGGATCGAGCCGGACTTCGTCCTGGTCGGGGTGCTGCCACCGCTGCTCTACGTGGCGGCGCTGGAGACCTCGGTACCGGCGTTCCGGCTCAACCTGCGGCCGATCCTGCTGCTCGCGGTCGGGTTGGTGATCTTCACGGCGTTCGCGGTCGGTCTGGTGGTGCACCTGCTGTTGCCGGCGGTGCCGTTCGCGATCTGCCTGGCCCTCGGCGCGGTGGTCGCCCCGCCGGACGCGGTCGCGGCCAGCGCGGTGGCCCGGCGGATCGGGCTGCCGCGGCGGGTGGTGACCATCCTGGAGGGGGAGAGTCTGGTCAACGACGCCACCGCGCTGGTGCTGCTGCGGGTGGCCTCGATGGCGGCGATCGGCTCGGCGGTGAGCGTCGGCGAGGTGGCGCTCGAGGTGGTCCGGGCGGCCGGTGGCGGCGTCCTGGTCGGGGTGGTCGGCGTGGTCCTCTTCAGCTTCCTGCACGGGCGGATCAGCGATCCGCTGCTGGACAACGCGCTGTCGCTGCTGATCCCGTTCGCGGTCCTGCTGGCCGCCGAGACGATCGGCGCCTCCGGGGTGGTCGCCGTGGTGGTGACCGGCCTGGGCATCGGGCACAAGCTGCCGGTGCTGCTCTCGGCGGCCTCCCGGTTGCAGGTAGGCGCGTTCTGGCGGCTGGTCCGGTTCGTGTTGGAGGGCCTGGTCTTCCTGCTGGTCGGCCTGCAGCTGCGGGACCTCGTCCTCGGCCTCGGTGAGCCGTTGGGCACCCTGGTCGGGACCACCCTGGCGGTGCTGGCCACGGTCTTCCTGGCCCGTTACGTCTGGGTCTTCCCGGCGACCTACCTGGCCCGGCTGGTGCCGAAGGTGCGCCGGCGGGACCCGGCACCGCCGGTGCGGATCCCGATGGTGGTCGGCTGGGCCGGGATGCGGGGGGTGGTCACCCTGGCCGCCGCGCTCGCCCTGCCACTGACCCTGGACGAGGGGGAGTCGTACCCCCGACGGCTGTTCATCTGGTTGGCCTTCGCGGTGATCGTGGTGTCGCTGGTCGCCCAGGGTGCGACCCTGCCGGCGGTGGCCCGGCGACTGCGGCTGCCCCCCGACGACCCGGTGCAGGACGCCCTGGCCGCCGCCGGGGTCCAGCAGCAGGCCAGCCGGGCGGCCCAGGAGCGGCTGGACGAGTTGGCCGGCAGCGCCCCCGACTCGGTGGTGGAGCGGTTGCGCTGGCTGTCGGAGTTCCGGGCCAACCTGGCCTGGGAGCAGTTGGGTGGTGGCGCCCAGGAGACCCCGTCACAGGCGTACGGTCGACTACGACAGGAGATGATCGACGCGGAGCGGGAGGTCTTCCGGACCGCCCGCGACTCCGGTCGGATCCCCGAGGAGGTGCTCGTGCGGGCCTACCGTGACCTGGACCTGGAGGAGTCGTTGTTGCGGCGGGACGACCAGTGA
- a CDS encoding UBP-type zinc finger domain-containing protein: protein MSCRHLTEAGTAEPETTEVCPECVAIGNDHWVHLRSCLTCGHVGCCDSSPYRHARAHFEQSGHPVMRSVQPGEAWRWCFVDQEIG, encoded by the coding sequence GTGAGCTGTCGGCACCTGACCGAGGCGGGCACCGCCGAGCCGGAGACCACCGAGGTCTGCCCGGAGTGCGTGGCCATCGGCAACGACCACTGGGTGCACCTGCGCTCCTGCCTCACCTGCGGGCACGTGGGGTGCTGCGACTCGTCGCCGTACCGGCACGCCCGGGCCCACTTCGAGCAGTCGGGTCACCCGGTGATGCGCTCGGTGCAGCCCGGCGAGGCGTGGCGCTGGTGCTTCGTGGACCAGGAGATCGGCTGA
- a CDS encoding Nramp family divalent metal transporter, with the protein MPQTAADRFPTRHLPGVTVRELPPPPGSAWPIIGPGVIAAGVGLASGEFVLYPYIASQVGLVFLWAAAVGIVTQWFLNMEIERYTLATGETALTGFSRFWRHWGLVFAVMVYFANLWPGWASSSATMVTYLVGGDVTWISIGMLLVIGATLTLAPVVYQALERVEFVKVGLVVLFIGVAVVFAISADTWGELPRTVTAPDFPTELGFALMLSALVFAGAGGGQNLVQSNWIRDKGYGMGAYVPRLVSPVTGREEAAGGAAGFVFEPTEENLRRWRRWWRLANREQLVTFVLISFVTITLMSMLAYSTVYGVPGLANSVSFLEVEGNRLKELVGPWFGTLFWLIGALSLFAAALGIVDYTSRLAADVLKTSYLRGRSESRIYFALVWGLVVIGCLILLAGLSQPLPLLVISACVGGLMMFVYSILLLVLNRRVLPEQIRPRRYRVAALIWAVLLFGVFSVLTIWQQGGELLRWLGR; encoded by the coding sequence ATGCCGCAGACCGCAGCCGATCGATTTCCCACCCGCCACCTGCCCGGTGTCACCGTCCGGGAGCTGCCACCACCGCCGGGCTCGGCCTGGCCGATCATCGGCCCGGGGGTGATCGCCGCCGGGGTGGGGCTGGCCTCCGGTGAGTTCGTCCTCTACCCGTACATCGCCTCGCAGGTGGGGCTGGTCTTCCTCTGGGCGGCGGCGGTCGGCATCGTCACCCAGTGGTTCCTCAACATGGAGATCGAGCGGTACACCCTGGCCACCGGGGAGACCGCGCTTACCGGCTTCTCCCGGTTCTGGCGGCACTGGGGACTGGTCTTCGCCGTGATGGTCTACTTCGCCAACCTCTGGCCCGGCTGGGCGTCCAGCTCGGCGACGATGGTGACCTACCTGGTCGGCGGGGACGTCACCTGGATCTCGATCGGCATGCTGCTGGTCATCGGCGCTACCCTCACCCTCGCCCCGGTGGTCTACCAGGCGTTGGAACGGGTCGAGTTCGTCAAGGTCGGCCTGGTGGTGCTCTTCATCGGCGTGGCGGTGGTCTTCGCCATCTCCGCCGACACCTGGGGTGAGCTGCCGCGGACGGTCACCGCACCGGACTTCCCGACGGAGCTGGGCTTCGCCCTGATGCTCTCCGCGCTGGTCTTCGCCGGCGCCGGCGGCGGGCAGAACCTGGTGCAGTCCAACTGGATCCGGGACAAGGGCTACGGCATGGGCGCGTACGTGCCCCGACTGGTCAGCCCGGTCACCGGGCGGGAGGAGGCGGCCGGTGGCGCGGCCGGCTTCGTCTTCGAGCCGACCGAGGAGAACCTGCGCCGGTGGCGGCGCTGGTGGCGGCTGGCCAACCGGGAACAGCTGGTCACCTTCGTGCTGATCTCGTTCGTGACCATCACCCTGATGTCGATGCTCGCCTACTCGACCGTCTACGGGGTGCCCGGCCTGGCCAACAGCGTGTCGTTCCTGGAGGTCGAGGGCAACCGCCTCAAGGAACTGGTCGGACCGTGGTTCGGCACCCTGTTCTGGCTGATCGGCGCGCTCTCGCTGTTCGCCGCCGCGCTCGGCATCGTCGACTACACCAGCCGGCTCGCCGCCGACGTGCTCAAGACCTCGTACCTGCGGGGACGCTCGGAGAGCCGGATCTACTTCGCCCTGGTCTGGGGCCTGGTCGTGATCGGCTGCCTGATCCTGCTCGCCGGCCTGAGCCAGCCCCTGCCGCTGCTGGTGATCTCCGCCTGCGTCGGTGGGCTGATGATGTTCGTCTACTCGATCCTGCTGCTGGTGCTCAACCGACGGGTGCTGCCCGAGCAGATCCGTCCGCGCCGCTACCGGGTGGCCGCGCTGATCTGGGCGGTGCTGCTCTTCGGCGTCTTCTCCGTGCTGACCATCTGGCAGCAGGGCGGCGAGCTGCTGCGGTGGCTGGGCCGCTGA
- a CDS encoding glycoside hydrolase family 9 protein, which translates to MTSLRRRSGRLALLAAASTLALTGTTAGVAGAEVPPDAPEQVRNGDFGEGVSPWFSFGTGALQVTDGKLCTTVPGGLANPWDAGIGQEGIPLIAGAEYTLGFDATADPGTAIKAVLQLGGPPYTSYATVDATAGSSGERVEQTFTVPEGNPSAQLIFQIGGSAAAQTFCLDNVSLRGGEAPEPYEPDTGPRVRVNQVGYLPGGPKNATIVTAATEALPWRLTSATGAVLASGRSTPRGVDEASGQNVHSVDFSAYRTAGTGLTLVADGETSHPFDISGTVYDQLRSDSLQFFYAQRSGIEIDGDLIGEEYARPAGHLGVAPNQGDVDVPCQAGVCDYRLDVRGGWYDAGDHGKYVVNGGLATYQLLNTFERTKTAATADGGAALGDNTLRVPERGNGTPDILDEARWELEFLLRMQVPTGKPLAGMVHHKIHDRNWTGLPLDPADDPEPRELHPPSTAATLNMAATAAQCARLFAPYDAAFATRCGTAARTAYAAAKANPARYASPADSTGGGAYDDSVVTDEFYWAAAELYLTTGEQKYLTDLTASPHHTADVFDARGFSWQGVAALGRLDLATVPSGLPAAERTRIRASVTGAADEYLAEIADQAYGLPMPGDANSYFWGANGNIINNAVVLATAFDLTGDAKYRDGAVQAMDYLLGRNALNISYVTGWGEHHAKNQHSRMFGNQSDPSLPNPPAGSLAGGANAALQDPFVAALLPGCEPMFCYVDDIASYSTNEVAINWNSALAWIASFLADQDDAPAPARSTCTAEYVNYGTWAGGGGFTSQVTIRNTGTSTVDGWTARFAFTGDQKLREAWLARASQSGATLSAKNESYNARIAPGGTVTFGFNATTGGGANPAPGLITLNGKACS; encoded by the coding sequence GTGACGTCATTGAGACGCCGCAGCGGCCGGCTCGCGCTGCTGGCCGCCGCGAGCACACTGGCCCTCACCGGCACCACCGCCGGCGTGGCCGGCGCCGAAGTCCCACCGGACGCCCCCGAACAGGTCCGCAACGGCGACTTCGGCGAAGGGGTCAGCCCCTGGTTCTCCTTCGGCACCGGCGCGCTGCAGGTGACCGACGGGAAACTCTGCACCACGGTACCCGGTGGCCTGGCCAACCCCTGGGACGCCGGAATCGGCCAGGAGGGCATCCCGCTGATCGCCGGCGCCGAGTACACCCTCGGCTTCGACGCCACCGCCGACCCGGGCACCGCCATCAAGGCGGTGCTGCAGCTCGGTGGGCCGCCGTACACCTCGTACGCCACGGTGGACGCCACCGCCGGCAGCTCCGGCGAGCGGGTCGAACAGACCTTCACCGTCCCGGAGGGCAACCCCTCCGCCCAACTGATCTTCCAGATCGGCGGCAGCGCCGCGGCGCAGACCTTCTGCCTGGACAACGTCTCGCTGCGCGGCGGCGAGGCGCCCGAGCCGTACGAGCCGGACACCGGCCCCCGGGTCCGGGTCAACCAGGTCGGCTACCTGCCGGGCGGCCCGAAGAACGCCACCATCGTCACCGCGGCCACCGAGGCGCTGCCCTGGCGGCTCACCTCCGCGACCGGCGCGGTGCTGGCCAGCGGCCGGAGCACTCCGCGCGGGGTCGACGAGGCCTCCGGGCAGAACGTGCACAGCGTCGACTTCTCCGCCTACCGCACCGCCGGGACCGGGCTGACACTGGTCGCCGACGGCGAGACCAGCCACCCGTTCGACATCTCCGGCACCGTCTACGACCAGCTGCGCTCCGACTCGTTGCAGTTCTTCTACGCCCAGCGCAGCGGCATCGAGATCGACGGCGACCTGATCGGCGAGGAGTACGCCCGGCCCGCCGGGCACCTGGGCGTCGCCCCCAACCAGGGTGACGTCGACGTGCCCTGCCAGGCCGGGGTCTGCGACTACCGGCTGGACGTGCGGGGTGGCTGGTACGACGCCGGCGACCACGGCAAGTACGTGGTCAACGGCGGCCTGGCCACGTACCAGCTGCTGAACACCTTCGAGCGCACCAAGACCGCGGCCACCGCCGACGGCGGGGCGGCGCTCGGCGACAACACCCTGCGGGTGCCCGAGCGGGGCAACGGCACGCCGGACATCCTCGACGAGGCCCGCTGGGAGCTGGAGTTCCTGCTGCGCATGCAGGTGCCCACCGGCAAGCCGCTGGCCGGGATGGTGCACCACAAGATCCACGACCGGAACTGGACCGGCCTGCCGCTGGACCCGGCCGACGATCCGGAGCCCCGGGAGCTGCACCCGCCGTCGACCGCGGCCACGCTGAACATGGCCGCCACCGCCGCTCAGTGCGCCCGGCTCTTCGCCCCCTACGACGCGGCGTTCGCCACCCGCTGCGGCACCGCGGCCAGGACCGCCTACGCGGCGGCCAAGGCCAACCCCGCCCGGTACGCCAGCCCCGCCGACTCCACCGGCGGCGGCGCGTACGACGACAGCGTCGTCACCGACGAGTTCTACTGGGCGGCGGCCGAGCTGTACCTCACCACCGGCGAGCAGAAGTACCTGACCGACCTGACCGCCTCGCCGCACCACACCGCAGACGTCTTCGACGCGCGCGGCTTCAGCTGGCAGGGCGTCGCGGCCCTCGGCCGGCTCGACCTGGCCACCGTGCCCAGTGGCCTGCCGGCCGCCGAGCGCACCCGGATCCGCGCCTCGGTCACCGGGGCCGCCGACGAGTACCTGGCCGAGATCGCCGACCAGGCGTACGGGCTGCCGATGCCGGGCGATGCGAACAGCTACTTCTGGGGCGCCAACGGCAACATCATCAACAACGCGGTGGTGCTGGCCACCGCCTTCGACCTGACCGGTGACGCGAAGTACCGCGACGGCGCGGTGCAGGCGATGGACTACCTCCTCGGCCGCAACGCGCTCAACATCTCCTACGTCACCGGCTGGGGCGAGCACCACGCCAAGAACCAGCACAGCCGGATGTTCGGCAACCAGTCCGACCCGTCCCTGCCGAACCCGCCCGCCGGTTCGCTCGCCGGTGGCGCCAACGCCGCCCTGCAGGACCCGTTCGTCGCCGCGCTGCTGCCCGGCTGCGAGCCGATGTTCTGCTACGTCGACGACATCGCCTCGTACTCCACGAACGAGGTGGCGATCAACTGGAACTCGGCGCTGGCCTGGATCGCCTCCTTCCTCGCCGACCAGGACGACGCCCCGGCGCCGGCCCGCTCCACCTGCACCGCCGAGTACGTCAACTACGGCACCTGGGCCGGCGGTGGCGGCTTCACCAGCCAGGTGACCATCCGCAACACCGGCACCAGCACGGTCGACGGCTGGACCGCCCGGTTCGCCTTCACCGGTGACCAGAAGCTGCGCGAGGCCTGGCTGGCCAGGGCGAGCCAGAGCGGGGCCACGCTGAGCGCGAAGAACGAGTCGTACAACGCCCGGATCGCCCCCGGCGGCACGGTGACGTTCGGGTTCAACGCCACCACCGGCGGCGGCGCCAACCCCGCACCGGGTCTGATCACCCTGAACGGCAAGGCCTGTTCCTGA
- a CDS encoding PP2C family protein-serine/threonine phosphatase — MTLKLRSVGASDRGLIRSGNQDAHHAGSWLVAVADGMGGMAAGDLASTIAIEAVGPLDLETPEDALVAALQSGIDLATRRIRQAVDEDSDRRGMGTTLTALLFARTGSCLALAHIGDSRAYLFREGVLKQITRDDTFVQMLVEQGVITADQASSHPRRAVVTQALQGDEVSPTYATMVPWAGDRWLLCSDGLSNVVRPDTLAEVLAGHPDRTECAGTLIDLALRAGGPDNVTVVVADVVDEA, encoded by the coding sequence ATGACCCTGAAGCTGCGTTCCGTGGGGGCGAGCGACCGTGGGCTGATCCGCAGCGGAAACCAGGACGCCCACCACGCCGGATCCTGGCTCGTCGCCGTCGCCGACGGCATGGGCGGGATGGCCGCCGGTGATCTCGCCAGCACCATCGCCATCGAGGCGGTCGGGCCGTTGGACCTGGAGACACCCGAGGACGCGCTGGTGGCCGCCCTGCAGAGCGGCATCGACCTGGCGACCCGGCGAATCCGGCAGGCGGTCGACGAGGACTCCGACCGGCGGGGCATGGGCACCACCCTGACCGCCCTGCTCTTCGCCCGTACCGGCAGCTGCCTCGCGCTGGCGCACATCGGCGACTCGCGGGCGTACCTGTTCCGGGAGGGGGTGCTCAAGCAGATCACCCGCGACGACACCTTCGTGCAGATGCTCGTCGAGCAGGGTGTGATCACCGCCGACCAGGCCAGCAGTCACCCCCGTCGGGCCGTGGTGACCCAGGCGTTGCAGGGCGACGAGGTCTCGCCCACCTACGCGACCATGGTGCCCTGGGCCGGTGACCGCTGGCTGCTGTGCAGCGACGGTCTGTCCAACGTGGTGCGCCCGGACACCCTGGCCGAGGTGCTGGCCGGGCATCCCGACCGCACCGAGTGCGCCGGGACGCTTATCGACCTGGCCCTGCGGGCCGGTGGGCCAGACAACGTCACCGTCGTCGTGGCCGACGTGGTCGACGAGGCGTGA
- a CDS encoding GOLPH3/VPS74 family protein, whose translation MTNANYGPSVMRLADELFLIGHDDFTGKPLAAAKVLDTALAGAALAELILDGRLSIENAAVVALDNQPRQEPLTDLVLGEILRRGSGHSTRLWLAFIRDEMQIRERVGTRLVSGGWVRREESRGLSLRMSVRWPGVNPNQVAAPRVRLAASLQQDHRPLDTTTATLAALTRAGNLVKVLTLVDRSVSDRIDAGRQHLPMVLQSLLSAVDSAVASTAVQVRR comes from the coding sequence ATGACCAATGCCAATTACGGCCCGTCCGTAATGCGCCTGGCCGATGAACTCTTCCTTATCGGGCACGACGACTTCACCGGCAAGCCCCTGGCGGCGGCGAAAGTTCTCGACACCGCGCTGGCCGGCGCGGCCCTCGCCGAACTCATTCTCGACGGGCGACTGTCCATCGAGAACGCCGCGGTGGTCGCCCTGGACAACCAACCCCGTCAGGAACCGCTGACCGACCTCGTGCTCGGCGAGATTCTCCGGCGGGGCAGCGGACACTCGACCCGACTCTGGTTGGCATTCATCCGCGACGAGATGCAGATTCGGGAACGGGTGGGCACCCGGTTGGTCAGTGGCGGGTGGGTACGCCGGGAGGAGAGCCGGGGTCTGAGCCTGCGGATGTCCGTACGCTGGCCCGGGGTCAACCCCAACCAGGTGGCCGCCCCCCGGGTACGACTGGCGGCCAGCCTCCAGCAGGACCACCGCCCGTTGGACACCACCACCGCGACGCTGGCCGCGTTGACCCGGGCCGGCAACCTGGTCAAGGTGCTGACGCTGGTGGACCGGTCGGTGTCCGACCGGATCGACGCGGGTCGGCAGCACCTGCCGATGGTGCTGCAGTCACTGCTCAGCGCGGTCGACTCCGCGGTGGCCAGCACCGCCGTGCAGGTACGCCGCTGA
- a CDS encoding APC family permease, with the protein MSADEFPLDSGLRRGRLGTAHLVFFTVAASAPLTVLGGGVTTMYAVSGNVGAALSYLLLAVVLGLFAVGYAAMSKYVANAGAFYAYIANGIGRSAGVAGSFIALAAYNAIQIGLYGLFGAIFGDFMATKFSVELDWWVWALVSWAVVGVLGLLQVDLNATVLAILLVLECVAVVIFDVVALGNPAGGSITLDGLAPGNLFAAGLGAVLALGIASFTGFESGAIYSEEVKDPRTTVARATYITVAFTGLFYAFSAWALTVSTGPQNAQAASAEAGPGVIFGALAEHAGTTVADIANVLFITSVLAALLSFHNGVARYLFALGRERVLPAFLGRAGRRTGAPVSGSLTQSVLAVVVVLAFAWAGRDPIIDLFTWFSGVSAVGVVLLMTLTSAAVVGYFRSRRSGPETAWQRVVAPVAATVSLLLILVVLVVNFDALLTPDTPPALRWLLPAIVLLAAAVGLAWGAVLRANHPEVYAGIGRGAIEEGLPEPSLHPTPAPAHPYPARR; encoded by the coding sequence ATGTCTGCCGACGAGTTCCCCTTGGACAGCGGCCTGCGTCGCGGCCGGTTGGGAACAGCACACCTCGTCTTCTTCACCGTCGCGGCATCCGCGCCACTGACCGTTCTCGGTGGTGGGGTCACCACCATGTACGCCGTCAGTGGAAACGTCGGTGCGGCCCTTTCCTACCTTCTGCTCGCCGTCGTCCTGGGGCTTTTCGCGGTCGGTTACGCGGCGATGAGCAAGTACGTCGCCAACGCCGGCGCCTTCTACGCGTACATCGCCAACGGAATCGGGCGCTCCGCCGGAGTGGCCGGCTCGTTCATCGCCCTGGCCGCCTACAACGCCATTCAGATCGGGCTCTACGGACTCTTCGGGGCGATCTTCGGCGACTTCATGGCGACGAAGTTCTCCGTCGAGTTGGACTGGTGGGTCTGGGCCCTCGTCTCCTGGGCGGTGGTCGGCGTGCTGGGCCTGCTGCAGGTCGACCTGAACGCCACCGTGCTGGCGATCCTGCTGGTGCTGGAGTGCGTCGCGGTCGTCATCTTCGACGTGGTCGCCCTGGGCAACCCGGCCGGCGGCAGCATCACCCTGGACGGGCTGGCACCCGGCAACCTCTTCGCCGCGGGACTCGGCGCCGTGCTGGCACTGGGCATCGCCTCGTTCACCGGCTTCGAGTCCGGCGCGATCTACAGCGAGGAGGTGAAGGACCCGCGGACCACGGTGGCCCGGGCCACCTACATCACCGTCGCCTTCACCGGCCTCTTCTACGCCTTCTCGGCCTGGGCGCTTACCGTCTCCACCGGGCCGCAGAACGCCCAGGCCGCCTCCGCCGAGGCGGGACCGGGAGTGATCTTCGGTGCGCTGGCCGAGCACGCCGGCACGACGGTCGCCGACATCGCCAACGTCCTGTTCATCACCTCGGTACTGGCCGCGCTGCTGTCGTTCCACAACGGCGTGGCGCGGTACCTGTTCGCGTTGGGCCGGGAGCGGGTGCTGCCGGCCTTCCTGGGGCGCGCCGGCCGGCGTACCGGCGCGCCGGTCAGCGGTTCGCTCACCCAGAGCGTGCTGGCCGTGGTGGTGGTGTTGGCCTTCGCCTGGGCCGGACGGGACCCGATCATCGACCTGTTCACCTGGTTCAGTGGGGTGTCCGCGGTCGGCGTGGTGCTGCTGATGACGCTGACCTCCGCCGCGGTGGTCGGCTACTTCCGTAGTCGGCGTTCCGGCCCGGAGACCGCCTGGCAGCGGGTCGTCGCACCGGTGGCGGCCACCGTTTCGCTGCTGCTGATCCTGGTCGTCCTGGTGGTGAACTTCGACGCGTTGCTCACCCCGGACACGCCGCCCGCGCTGCGCTGGCTGCTGCCGGCAATCGTGCTGCTGGCCGCCGCCGTCGGGCTGGCCTGGGGGGCCGTGCTGCGGGCCAACCACCCCGAGGTGTACGCCGGAATCGGTCGTGGCGCGATCGAGGAGGGGCTGCCCGAGCCCAGCCTGCACCCGACCCCCGCGCCGGCGCACCCGTACCCCGCCCGGCGGTGA
- a CDS encoding GNAT family N-acetyltransferase, producing the protein MSRSVAAVRPATSVADVEQATRILAEAFLPDPVSRWIFPDDAARARLHPAFFRPFAELALADGELHLTDDGSGVALWLPFEGHPTPSGGPAGAGPADGGAPGDGESGDDELSAVLAAAIGPEHAKRFAVLDALMAADHPTRPHSYLPFIGVRPDRQGAGAGAALLEHQLAQLDATGTAAYLEASTLRSTNLYHRYGFRRTATTLDVPQGPTLYPMWRDPT; encoded by the coding sequence ATGTCCCGTTCAGTTGCTGCCGTCCGGCCGGCCACCTCGGTCGCCGACGTCGAACAGGCCACCCGGATCTTGGCGGAGGCCTTCCTGCCGGACCCGGTCAGCCGGTGGATCTTCCCCGACGACGCCGCCCGTGCGCGGCTGCATCCGGCCTTCTTCCGGCCCTTCGCCGAACTGGCGCTCGCCGACGGTGAGCTGCACCTGACCGACGACGGCAGCGGGGTCGCCCTCTGGCTGCCGTTCGAGGGTCACCCCACCCCGTCCGGTGGACCAGCCGGCGCTGGTCCGGCGGACGGGGGCGCACCGGGCGACGGTGAGTCCGGCGACGACGAGTTGTCCGCCGTGCTGGCGGCGGCGATCGGCCCGGAGCACGCCAAGCGGTTCGCGGTGCTGGACGCCCTGATGGCCGCCGACCATCCGACCCGGCCGCACAGCTACCTGCCGTTCATCGGGGTGCGCCCGGACCGTCAGGGTGCCGGCGCCGGCGCGGCACTGCTGGAGCACCAGCTCGCCCAGCTCGACGCGACCGGCACCGCCGCCTACCTGGAGGCGAGCACCCTGCGCAGCACGAACCTCTACCACCGGTACGGCTTCCGCCGGACCGCCACCACCCTGGACGTGCCGCAGGGGCCGACCCTCTACCCCATGTGGCGAGACCCGACCTGA
- a CDS encoding SigB/SigF/SigG family RNA polymerase sigma factor: MTAPTIHEQATRATATRPEKLDPRSLTDSASDLLNAMAALPAGHPSRTSLRDRAIEAWLPLANHLAHRYSGRGEPTDDLAQTAAVGLIKAIDKFDPTRGVDFAGYAIPTIIGELKRHFRDRTWDIRVPRRLQELRLAISDANSQLLQTLGRSPTVADIAAHLKLTEEEVLEGLEGARAYNAVSLSTPTGDGDRATELGDMLGGEDGEFELAELRVALGPALATLDEREQKILTLRFYGNLTQSQIAGQIGVSQMHVSRLLARALTKLRGQLDGTY, encoded by the coding sequence ATGACCGCGCCAACGATTCACGAGCAGGCCACGAGAGCCACCGCGACCCGGCCGGAGAAGCTGGACCCCCGGTCGCTCACCGACAGCGCCAGCGACCTGCTGAACGCCATGGCCGCGCTGCCGGCGGGCCACCCGTCCCGGACGTCCCTGCGGGACCGGGCCATCGAGGCCTGGCTGCCGCTGGCAAACCACCTCGCCCACCGCTACAGCGGGCGTGGCGAGCCGACCGACGACCTGGCCCAGACCGCCGCCGTGGGGCTGATCAAGGCCATCGACAAGTTCGACCCCACCCGTGGTGTCGACTTCGCCGGCTACGCGATCCCCACCATCATCGGCGAGCTCAAGCGGCACTTCCGGGACCGCACCTGGGACATCCGGGTCCCCCGCCGCCTGCAGGAGCTGCGCCTGGCGATCTCCGACGCCAACAGCCAGCTGCTGCAGACCCTGGGCCGCTCGCCGACGGTCGCCGACATCGCCGCCCACCTCAAGCTCACCGAGGAAGAGGTCCTGGAAGGCCTGGAGGGTGCCCGCGCCTACAACGCGGTGTCGCTCTCCACCCCGACCGGTGACGGTGACCGGGCGACCGAGCTGGGCGACATGCTCGGCGGCGAGGACGGCGAGTTCGAGCTGGCCGAGCTGCGGGTCGCCCTCGGCCCGGCGCTGGCCACCCTCGACGAGCGCGAGCAGAAGATCCTCACCCTGCGCTTTTACGGCAACCTCACCCAGTCGCAGATCGCCGGCCAGATCGGCGTCTCGCAGATGCACGTGTCCCGGCTGCTGGCCCGGGCGCTTACCAAGCTGCGTGGGCAGCTCGACGGCACCTACTGA